The following proteins are co-located in the Sulfurospirillum deleyianum DSM 6946 genome:
- the murC gene encoding UDP-N-acetylmuramate--L-alanine ligase, with amino-acid sequence MKRRVHFVGIGGIGLSALAKYLKQEGYEITGSDIKATKITAGLEELGIKVRIPHNADCITDQDLVVYSAVIKPDNVELVRAREKGISVMPRREALLFILKDRRVFSVCGAHGKSTTSAMLASLIEGSLVIGAESKQYGTNMYYKEGNNVIFEADESDESFLNSNPYIAVVTNAEPEHMEYYNYDLNRFYGAYRHFLQSAKIRVINAEDEFLSTLSELEATRLYPSQDIKNIQTLMHEGEPYTSFELKDLGRFEVWGIGAHMALNASLAILAALHEMDVESVREKLKFYKGIKKRFDIIAKEDNFALIDDYGHHPTEIKATLGSAKIYAKLMGLQKVTAIWQPHKYSRTIDNLESFVSCFEGVDELVILPVWKAGEKEVFIDFEKEFARYEPLFAPRIYRKNDSIELFPNEADHRVFDEGLVISFGAGDITYQLRGVI; translated from the coding sequence TTGAAAAGAAGAGTTCATTTTGTAGGAATTGGCGGTATTGGACTGTCTGCTTTAGCGAAGTATTTGAAACAAGAGGGTTATGAGATTACAGGCTCAGATATTAAAGCCACAAAAATTACGGCGGGGTTAGAAGAGTTAGGCATCAAGGTGCGTATTCCTCACAACGCTGATTGTATCACCGATCAAGATTTGGTGGTTTACTCTGCGGTGATTAAGCCTGATAACGTGGAACTCGTACGTGCACGTGAAAAAGGGATAAGCGTTATGCCACGCCGTGAAGCGCTTTTGTTTATTTTAAAAGACAGACGGGTTTTCTCAGTCTGTGGAGCGCATGGTAAAAGTACCACGAGCGCTATGCTTGCCTCATTGATTGAGGGCTCTTTAGTCATTGGAGCGGAGAGCAAACAGTATGGCACCAATATGTACTACAAAGAGGGCAATAATGTCATTTTTGAAGCCGATGAGAGTGATGAGAGTTTTTTAAATTCCAATCCTTACATTGCGGTGGTGACGAACGCTGAACCTGAGCATATGGAGTACTATAACTACGATTTGAACCGTTTTTATGGGGCGTATCGCCACTTTTTACAGAGTGCGAAAATTCGTGTGATTAACGCTGAAGATGAGTTTTTAAGCACACTGAGTGAGCTTGAAGCCACCAGACTCTATCCCAGTCAAGATATTAAAAACATTCAAACCTTGATGCACGAGGGTGAGCCTTATACCTCTTTTGAACTCAAAGATTTGGGACGTTTTGAGGTGTGGGGGATTGGAGCGCATATGGCTCTGAATGCTTCTTTAGCCATTTTAGCGGCGTTGCATGAGATGGATGTGGAGAGTGTGCGTGAAAAACTGAAGTTTTATAAAGGGATTAAAAAGCGTTTTGATATTATCGCCAAAGAGGATAATTTTGCGTTAATTGATGATTATGGACATCATCCCACAGAAATTAAAGCAACGCTTGGTTCTGCTAAAATTTACGCTAAATTGATGGGGCTTCAAAAGGTAACGGCTATTTGGCAACCGCATAAATACTCACGCACTATTGATAATTTAGAGAGTTTTGTCTCCTGTTTTGAAGGTGTGGATGAGTTGGTCATTTTACCTGTTTGGAAAGCGGGAGAGAAAGAAGTTTTTATTGATTTTGAAAAAGAGTTTGCACGCTATGAACCGCTCTTTGCGCCTCGAATTTATCGAAAAAATGATAGTATAGAACTCTTTCCAAACGAAGCAGATCACCGTGTGTTTGATGAGGGATTGGTGATTAGTTTTGGTGCAGGGGATATTACCTATCAACTTCGAGGAGTTATCTGA